A section of the Ciceribacter thiooxidans genome encodes:
- a CDS encoding Tim44/TimA family putative adaptor protein yields the protein MGSNDFVTLFFLVAAVLIFLQLRSVLGRRTGNEKPPFEPYNQRDVSQAPGGDDGKLVTLPRREEGGDERFSAIDAFAKPGTSLNASLRDLVAFDAGFNPKEFLNGARMAYEMIVTAFAEGDRKTLKGLLSREVYEGFDSAISERESRGETMKSTFVGIEKAEIKQAGIKDNEEQVTVRVVCQLITATFDKDGKLIDGDPDAVSEVNDIWTFARDIRSRDPNWKLVATESEQ from the coding sequence ATGGGTTCCAACGACTTTGTAACGCTCTTTTTTCTCGTAGCCGCAGTGCTGATTTTTCTACAGCTGCGCAGCGTGCTCGGCCGGAGGACCGGCAATGAGAAGCCGCCCTTCGAGCCTTACAATCAGCGCGATGTATCACAAGCGCCTGGCGGCGACGATGGAAAGCTGGTGACGTTGCCGCGCCGCGAGGAAGGTGGCGACGAGCGCTTTTCGGCCATCGACGCCTTCGCCAAACCCGGTACTTCGCTCAATGCTTCACTTCGGGATCTGGTGGCCTTCGACGCCGGTTTCAACCCCAAAGAATTCCTCAACGGCGCCAGAATGGCTTACGAGATGATCGTGACTGCCTTTGCCGAGGGAGATCGCAAGACCTTGAAAGGCCTGCTCTCGCGAGAGGTCTACGAGGGTTTCGACAGCGCGATTTCCGAGCGGGAGTCCCGCGGGGAGACGATGAAGTCGACGTTCGTCGGAATCGAAAAGGCCGAAATCAAGCAGGCCGGCATCAAGGACAACGAGGAACAGGTCACCGTTCGCGTGGTCTGCCAACTCATAACTGCGACCTTCGATAAGGATGGAAAGCTAATCGACGGCGACCCCGATGCGGTTAGCGAAGTCAACGATATCTGGACGTTTGCACGCGACATCCGGTCACGCGATCCAAACTGGAAGCTCGTCGCGACCGAATCGGAACAATGA
- a CDS encoding FxsA family protein has translation MRIPALLFIVLPLVEIAGFIVVGQAVGVVTTLGLIVLSTVTGLMLLRVHGFGMLRKLREEGQATTDAGKAFVDGAMIAAAAILLIIPGFVTDLLGLLLLLPFVRKVVWLRLGARTVFFSSRQQYYAGPRGSSQREDSRTIDLHEVDFHREPDNSSPWHIKKEGDR, from the coding sequence ATGCGCATTCCGGCACTGTTATTCATCGTCCTCCCGTTGGTCGAGATTGCTGGCTTTATCGTTGTTGGACAGGCGGTCGGCGTGGTAACCACGCTGGGCTTGATTGTCCTTTCGACTGTCACCGGGCTCATGCTGCTTCGCGTTCACGGCTTTGGAATGCTACGGAAACTGCGCGAGGAAGGCCAAGCGACGACTGATGCGGGAAAGGCCTTCGTTGATGGAGCGATGATTGCTGCAGCAGCCATACTTCTGATCATTCCAGGCTTTGTTACCGACCTGCTTGGGCTGCTGCTCCTGCTGCCGTTCGTACGCAAGGTTGTATGGTTGCGGCTTGGCGCACGAACCGTCTTCTTCTCCTCACGGCAGCAGTACTACGCCGGGCCGCGTGGCAGTTCGCAGAGGGAGGATTCAAGAACGATAGATCTTCACGAGGTCGATTTCCATCGTGAGCCAGACAATAGTTCACCTTGGCATATAAAGAAGGAAGGCGACCGGTAA
- the secB gene encoding protein-export chaperone SecB: protein MANDDTGTASPSLNILAQYIKDLSFENPGAPRSLQSRDRAPAININVNVNANPLSDSDFDVVLSLNAEAKDGDKTVFAAELVYGGVFRISGFPQEHMLPVLFIECPRLLFPFARQIIADATRNGGFPPLMIDPIDFAQMFAQRVAEEQARAKVQATN, encoded by the coding sequence ATGGCCAACGACGACACGGGAACGGCGAGCCCCTCCCTCAATATTCTGGCTCAGTACATCAAGGATCTCTCATTCGAGAACCCTGGCGCTCCGCGCTCGCTGCAATCTCGCGACAGAGCCCCTGCAATCAACATCAACGTCAACGTCAATGCCAATCCGCTGTCGGATTCGGACTTTGACGTTGTGCTTTCGCTGAATGCAGAAGCCAAGGATGGTGACAAAACGGTGTTCGCCGCAGAACTGGTTTACGGCGGCGTCTTTCGCATTTCCGGGTTCCCGCAGGAACACATGCTGCCGGTTCTCTTCATCGAGTGCCCGCGTCTGCTTTTCCCATTCGCACGCCAGATCATCGCCGATGCAACGCGCAATGGTGGCTTCCCGCCGCTGATGATCGATCCCATCGATTTTGCACAGATGTTCGCGCAGCGTGTGGCTGAAGAACAAGCCCGCGCAAAGGTGCAGGCGACGAACTAA
- the dnaQ gene encoding DNA polymerase III subunit epsilon yields MREIVFDTETTGLESKFDRVIEIGGIELLNHFPTGRSFHVYINPGDRKVHPDALAVHGISDDFLKDKPHFAEIVEELLEFFDGARWIAHNANFDIGFMNAEFDRLDRPPVPPDMVIDTLALARRKHPMGPNSLDALCRRYGVDNSHRAKHGALLDAELLAEVYIEMLGGRQAAFGLVQAEEKKAVTEEEVEIADHLLVRTTKLASRLTAEEIESHRLLIARLGEKAIWSRYRS; encoded by the coding sequence ATGCGGGAAATCGTCTTCGATACGGAAACGACGGGGCTGGAATCCAAGTTCGATCGAGTTATCGAGATCGGCGGGATCGAGCTTCTCAACCATTTTCCGACCGGTCGGAGCTTCCACGTCTATATCAATCCAGGCGACCGCAAGGTTCATCCGGACGCGCTTGCTGTTCACGGTATCAGCGATGATTTTCTGAAGGATAAGCCGCATTTCGCGGAGATCGTCGAGGAACTCCTCGAGTTCTTCGATGGCGCACGGTGGATCGCGCATAATGCGAACTTCGACATCGGCTTCATGAACGCCGAGTTCGATCGACTGGATCGACCGCCGGTGCCGCCCGACATGGTGATCGACACCCTGGCCCTGGCGCGTCGAAAGCACCCGATGGGACCGAACTCGCTTGATGCGCTTTGCCGCCGGTACGGTGTTGACAACTCGCACCGCGCGAAGCACGGGGCACTTCTCGATGCCGAGCTTTTGGCCGAGGTTTACATCGAGATGCTGGGAGGCCGTCAGGCAGCCTTTGGCTTGGTGCAGGCGGAGGAAAAAAAGGCTGTTACGGAGGAAGAAGTCGAGATTGCCGATCATCTGCTTGTGCGAACGACAAAGCTTGCGTCGCGTCTTACCGCCGAAGAAATCGAATCTCACCGCTTGTTGATCGCACGCTTGGGCGAGAAAGCCATCTGGTCGAGATACAGGTCTTAG
- the coaE gene encoding dephospho-CoA kinase (Dephospho-CoA kinase (CoaE) performs the final step in coenzyme A biosynthesis.) → MIVIGLTGSIGMGKSTTAALFAEQGIPVNDSDRVVHELYRGEAVPLIAAAFPDVIVEGVVDRTKLSENLAKNPANFKILEAIVHPLVRSREQDFLDSARDSGADIVVLDIPLLFETRVQNRVDVVVVVSCDPQLQKERVLKRSGMTEEKFDLILARQVPDKEKRAQADFIIDTGHGIESARRQVGEIISTLRHWSRAGG, encoded by the coding sequence ATGATCGTTATCGGATTGACCGGTTCCATCGGCATGGGCAAGTCGACGACGGCAGCGCTCTTTGCGGAGCAAGGGATTCCCGTCAATGACTCGGATCGTGTTGTCCACGAACTCTACCGTGGAGAGGCGGTGCCGCTGATCGCTGCTGCCTTCCCGGACGTAATTGTCGAGGGTGTGGTCGATAGGACGAAGCTCTCCGAGAATCTGGCGAAGAATCCGGCTAACTTCAAGATCCTTGAGGCGATCGTCCATCCGCTGGTGAGGAGCCGGGAGCAGGACTTCCTGGATAGCGCACGGGATTCTGGTGCCGACATAGTGGTTTTGGACATTCCCCTTCTCTTTGAGACACGGGTCCAGAATCGTGTGGATGTTGTCGTGGTCGTCAGTTGTGATCCGCAGCTACAGAAGGAGCGGGTCCTGAAGCGATCAGGAATGACGGAGGAGAAATTCGACTTGATCCTGGCGCGGCAGGTGCCCGATAAGGAAAAGCGTGCGCAGGCCGACTTTATCATCGATACGGGTCACGGCATCGAATCGGCACGGCGCCAGGTTGGTGAGATTATTTCGACCTTGCGACATTGGTCGCGGGCTGGAGGATAG
- a CDS encoding shikimate dehydrogenase, giving the protein MSDSRETGRHAFVVGYPVKHSRSPLIHGYWLRQFGIEGSYRTVEVTEADFPVFLERLRDGSSGYSGGNVTIPHKERAVRLADRPDALSEELGAANTLWVEDGLVHSTNTDGLGFLANLDERKPGWDCFDKAVVLGAGGASRAIIQALRNRGFDEIHVVNRTVERAEELADRFGKRVFAHPMGALAEVLTGAGLFVNTTSLGMHGTPIPDFPLERLKADATVTDIVYVPLVTPLLLQAERHGLATVDGLGMLLHQAVPGFEKWFGRLPQVTPELRALVIADMEMHA; this is encoded by the coding sequence ATGTCTGATTCACGTGAAACAGGTCGTCACGCTTTTGTGGTTGGCTATCCGGTTAAGCATTCCCGCTCGCCGCTTATCCACGGCTACTGGCTCAGGCAGTTTGGCATCGAGGGGAGTTATCGCACCGTTGAAGTCACCGAAGCGGATTTTCCGGTCTTCCTGGAACGCTTGAGAGACGGTAGCTCCGGTTACAGCGGTGGTAACGTCACCATACCTCATAAGGAGAGGGCGGTGCGACTTGCCGACAGACCGGATGCCCTGAGCGAGGAACTAGGTGCTGCCAACACACTGTGGGTAGAAGATGGACTGGTGCACTCGACGAATACCGACGGACTCGGTTTCCTTGCCAATCTCGACGAGCGTAAACCGGGTTGGGATTGTTTCGACAAAGCTGTCGTCCTCGGTGCGGGCGGTGCGAGCCGAGCGATCATCCAAGCCCTGAGAAATCGAGGTTTCGATGAGATCCATGTCGTCAATCGCACGGTGGAGCGTGCGGAGGAACTGGCGGATCGCTTCGGCAAGAGAGTCTTCGCCCATCCGATGGGAGCGCTCGCCGAAGTCCTTACTGGCGCGGGATTGTTTGTCAACACAACCTCGTTGGGTATGCACGGGACGCCGATCCCGGACTTTCCGTTAGAACGCCTGAAGGCGGACGCGACCGTGACCGACATCGTCTATGTCCCGCTCGTCACACCGCTTTTGCTGCAGGCGGAGCGGCACGGACTGGCGACGGTAGACGGGCTCGGCATGCTTTTGCACCAGGCTGTGCCCGGTTTCGAAAAATGGTTCGGCCGTCTTCCGCAAGTTACACCTGAACTGCGGGCGCTCGTCATTGCCGATATGGAAATGCATGCATGA
- a CDS encoding Maf-like protein: MAIGLVLASASPSRRMLMKNAGLDFEAIPAEIDEREIERGNAGRCLGPAELAAELACQKAIDVSQRLPSALVIGCDQTMSLGNRIFHKPADTVEAKANLLVLRGKTHRLNSAVALARNGAILWCDVDIADLTMREFSDDFLDLYLTRTAEAVLRSVGAYQLEGEGIQLFERIEGDYFTILGLPLLPLLAQLRELGEIDV, translated from the coding sequence ATGGCAATAGGACTGGTTCTCGCATCGGCAAGCCCGTCAAGGCGAATGCTGATGAAGAACGCCGGTCTCGATTTCGAGGCGATTCCGGCGGAAATAGACGAGCGTGAGATCGAACGCGGCAATGCAGGCAGATGCCTCGGACCCGCGGAACTGGCTGCGGAGCTCGCTTGCCAGAAAGCGATTGACGTGAGCCAGCGTCTTCCGTCTGCGCTGGTGATCGGTTGCGACCAGACGATGTCGCTCGGAAATCGCATATTTCACAAACCTGCGGATACTGTCGAGGCGAAGGCCAATCTTCTGGTCCTCAGAGGAAAGACGCACCGCTTGAACAGCGCAGTCGCCCTTGCGCGCAACGGCGCGATTCTGTGGTGTGACGTCGACATAGCCGACCTCACGATGCGCGAATTCTCCGATGACTTCCTCGATCTCTATCTCACCAGGACGGCTGAGGCGGTCCTGCGTAGCGTTGGAGCCTACCAACTAGAGGGGGAGGGCATTCAGCTCTTCGAGAGAATAGAGGGAGACTATTTCACCATCTTGGGACTTCCTCTCCTGCCGCTCTTGGCTCAACTCCGGGAACTGGGGGAAATCGATGTCTGA
- a CDS encoding pyruvate, water dikinase regulatory protein: MENRKNFFHLHLISDSTGETLISAGRAAAAQFNSSVAIEHVYPLIRNKRQLASVLETIDREPGIVLYTVVDRELADMLESCCREMALPTVNVLEPVMAIFQTYLGAPSRRRVGAQHALTAEYFARIEALNFTMDHDDGQLPGDYDEADVVLVGISRTSKTPTSIYLANRGIKTANVPIVCDVPLPESLLNATRPLVVGLIATSDRISQVRGNRELGTTNGFDQRDYTDRASIAEELKYARLLCVRHNWPLIDVTRRSIEETAAAIVALKMKQR; the protein is encoded by the coding sequence GTGGAGAACAGAAAAAACTTCTTCCATCTGCATCTGATTTCTGACTCGACCGGGGAGACTCTGATCTCTGCCGGAAGAGCCGCTGCCGCGCAGTTCAATTCGAGCGTCGCGATCGAACACGTTTATCCGCTCATCCGTAACAAGCGACAGTTGGCGTCGGTACTCGAGACGATCGACCGGGAGCCTGGAATCGTTCTTTATACGGTCGTCGATCGTGAGCTTGCCGACATGCTGGAATCCTGTTGCCGAGAGATGGCACTTCCGACTGTCAATGTCCTTGAACCGGTCATGGCAATCTTCCAGACGTATCTAGGTGCTCCGTCACGCCGACGGGTCGGCGCACAGCACGCTCTTACGGCCGAATACTTCGCCCGTATTGAAGCGCTCAATTTCACCATGGATCATGACGACGGCCAATTGCCCGGCGATTATGACGAGGCGGACGTAGTCCTTGTCGGCATCAGCCGCACTTCGAAGACACCGACCAGCATCTACCTGGCTAACCGTGGCATCAAGACGGCCAACGTGCCTATTGTCTGCGATGTGCCGTTGCCGGAAAGTCTGCTCAACGCCACGAGACCTCTTGTTGTCGGACTGATTGCTACGAGTGACCGGATATCGCAGGTAAGGGGAAATCGCGAGCTCGGGACGACGAACGGCTTTGACCAGCGCGACTATACAGACCGCGCATCAATCGCCGAGGAGCTAAAATATGCGCGTCTGCTCTGTGTTCGTCATAACTGGCCGTTGATCGATGTCACCAGACGGTCAATCGAAGAGACTGCAGCAGCGATCGTTGCTCTGAAGATGAAGCAGCGTTAA
- the hemE gene encoding uroporphyrinogen decarboxylase, with the protein MANSRRKVMDVLRGEVVNPPPIWLMRQAGRYLPEYRATRAQAKTFLDLCYSPDLAVEVTMQPIRRYGFDAAILFSDILVVPDALHRNVRFSEGHGPQMDPISADEIGALKPVGFLGHLQPVFETVRRLRQELPNETTLLGFCGAPWTVATYMIAGHGTSDQAPARLFGYQHPEAFEHLLAVLAELSAEYLVAQIDAGADALQIFDSWAGVLGEDEFERYCVKPVARIIASVRAQRPSAKIIAFAKGAGLMLADYRRKTGADAIGLDWTVPLTFAAELQKDGPVQGNLDPMRVVAGGNALAEGVDAILAALGNGPLIFNLGHGITPQADPENVAALVDRVRGSGT; encoded by the coding sequence TTGGCCAACTCTCGTCGGAAGGTGATGGATGTCTTGAGAGGTGAAGTGGTGAACCCACCGCCGATCTGGCTCATGCGGCAGGCGGGCCGCTATCTTCCGGAGTACAGGGCAACGCGTGCGCAGGCGAAGACTTTCCTCGACCTCTGTTATTCGCCTGACCTTGCCGTCGAAGTCACAATGCAGCCGATCCGCAGATACGGCTTCGATGCAGCGATCCTTTTTTCGGACATCCTCGTGGTACCGGATGCGCTTCACCGCAATGTACGCTTCTCAGAGGGCCATGGTCCGCAGATGGATCCGATTTCGGCTGATGAAATCGGTGCGCTGAAGCCGGTAGGTTTCCTTGGCCATCTCCAGCCGGTCTTTGAGACTGTTCGTCGGCTGCGGCAGGAACTCCCTAATGAGACAACGTTGTTGGGCTTCTGTGGTGCGCCATGGACTGTCGCAACCTACATGATCGCTGGTCACGGAACGTCCGATCAAGCGCCGGCGCGGCTATTCGGATACCAGCACCCCGAGGCATTTGAACACTTGCTGGCTGTTCTCGCGGAGCTTTCGGCCGAGTACCTGGTGGCGCAGATCGACGCGGGCGCCGACGCGCTGCAAATTTTCGATTCTTGGGCTGGCGTTCTTGGTGAGGATGAGTTCGAACGCTATTGCGTCAAACCCGTGGCACGAATCATCGCTTCGGTGAGGGCGCAAAGACCGTCGGCCAAAATCATCGCATTTGCCAAAGGAGCCGGCCTGATGTTGGCGGATTACCGGCGGAAGACCGGGGCCGATGCCATAGGTCTCGACTGGACGGTGCCTCTCACCTTTGCCGCGGAACTGCAGAAGGACGGACCGGTGCAAGGAAATCTTGACCCGATGCGCGTGGTGGCTGGCGGGAACGCCCTTGCAGAAGGTGTCGATGCGATCCTGGCCGCACTCGGAAATGGGCCCCTGATTTTCAACCTCGGCCACGGCATCACTCCTCAGGCCGATCCGGAAAACGTTGCCGCCTTAGTCGACCGAGTGCGGGGGAGCGGAACCTGA
- the hemJ gene encoding protoporphyrinogen oxidase HemJ: protein MAEQEAKASGRKVVARAATAIFLFCLAALGLVFLQPEALYLWIKALHVIAVISWMAGMLYMPRLFIYHLDAPLGSQQAETFSVMEQRLLKIIMRPAMVIAWILGLYLAWEGFGFMGGWLHVKLAAVLALSAVHGYFARAVAAFAGGNYMKTARFWRLMNEVPTVLMVVIVIMVIVKPF, encoded by the coding sequence ATGGCGGAGCAAGAAGCGAAGGCGTCAGGACGGAAAGTCGTTGCGAGGGCTGCGACGGCCATCTTTCTGTTTTGCCTGGCCGCGTTAGGTCTTGTGTTCCTGCAGCCGGAGGCATTGTATCTTTGGATCAAGGCACTCCACGTCATCGCCGTCATCTCCTGGATGGCGGGAATGCTCTACATGCCGCGTTTGTTCATTTACCATTTGGATGCGCCGTTAGGCTCGCAACAGGCGGAGACCTTCTCGGTCATGGAGCAGCGGCTGCTGAAGATCATCATGCGCCCTGCGATGGTGATTGCCTGGATTCTGGGCCTCTACCTGGCTTGGGAGGGTTTCGGCTTTATGGGTGGTTGGCTTCATGTGAAACTGGCGGCAGTGCTTGCGCTGTCGGCCGTGCATGGATATTTTGCCCGTGCCGTTGCAGCCTTCGCCGGTGGTAACTACATGAAGACTGCGCGGTTCTGGCGGTTGATGAACGAAGTCCCGACCGTTCTGATGGTTGTCATCGTCATCATGGTCATCGTGAAGCCTTTTTAG
- the rho gene encoding transcription termination factor Rho gives MAEMKLQELKSKSPTDLLTFAESLEVENASTMRKQELMFAILKMLAAQDVEIIGEGVVEVLQDGFGFLRSANANYLPGPDDIYISPSQIRRFSLKTGDTVEGPIRGPKEGERYFALLKVNTINFEDPEKIRHKVHFDNLTPLYPNERFKMELETPTKDLSARVIDLVAPLGKGQRALIVAPPRTGKTVLLQNIAHSITANHPECYLIVLLIDERPEEVTDMQRSVRGEVISSTFDEPAVRHVQVAEMVIEKAKRLVEHGRDVVILLDSVTRLGRAYNTVVPSSGKVLTGGVDANALQRPKRFFGAARNIEEGGSLTIIATALIDTGSRMDEVIFEEFKGTGNSEIVLDRKVADKRIFPSMDILKSGTRKEDLLVPRQDLQKIFVLRRILAPMGTTDAIEFLIDKLKQTKNNGDFFDSMNT, from the coding sequence ATGGCTGAAATGAAGCTACAAGAACTCAAGAGCAAATCTCCGACGGACCTGCTTACCTTTGCGGAGTCGCTTGAGGTCGAGAACGCCAGCACGATGCGCAAGCAGGAGCTGATGTTTGCGATCTTGAAGATGCTCGCCGCCCAAGACGTAGAGATTATCGGCGAAGGCGTCGTTGAAGTTTTGCAGGATGGCTTCGGGTTTTTGCGTTCGGCCAACGCAAACTACCTGCCGGGGCCGGATGATATCTATATCTCTCCCTCACAGATCCGTCGCTTCTCTCTGAAGACTGGCGATACGGTCGAGGGCCCGATTCGTGGACCGAAGGAAGGTGAACGATATTTCGCGCTTCTGAAGGTCAACACGATTAATTTCGAGGATCCTGAGAAGATCCGCCATAAGGTTCACTTCGATAACCTGACGCCGCTTTATCCGAACGAGCGGTTCAAGATGGAACTCGAGACGCCGACAAAGGACCTGTCTGCGCGCGTCATTGATCTCGTCGCTCCTTTGGGTAAAGGCCAGCGCGCACTGATCGTTGCGCCACCGCGAACCGGTAAAACGGTACTTTTGCAGAATATCGCGCACTCCATCACCGCCAATCATCCGGAATGCTATTTGATCGTTCTGCTGATCGATGAACGTCCGGAAGAAGTGACCGACATGCAGCGTTCGGTGCGGGGCGAGGTTATCTCCTCGACATTCGACGAGCCGGCAGTTCGCCACGTGCAGGTTGCCGAGATGGTCATCGAAAAGGCCAAGCGGCTGGTCGAGCATGGTCGAGACGTCGTCATCCTTCTCGATTCGGTCACGCGCCTGGGTCGTGCTTATAACACGGTTGTTCCGTCCTCCGGTAAGGTTCTGACCGGTGGTGTCGACGCGAACGCGTTGCAGCGTCCCAAGCGTTTCTTCGGCGCGGCGCGCAACATCGAGGAAGGTGGCTCTCTGACGATTATCGCGACGGCGCTGATCGACACCGGCAGCCGTATGGACGAAGTGATCTTCGAAGAGTTCAAGGGCACCGGTAATTCGGAAATCGTCCTCGATCGTAAAGTCGCCGACAAGCGTATCTTCCCGTCCATGGATATCCTCAAGTCCGGCACACGCAAGGAAGACCTGTTGGTCCCACGCCAGGATCTCCAGAAGATCTTCGTGCTGCGGCGTATTCTTGCCCCCATGGGAACGACCGATGCCATCGAGTTCCTCATCGACAAGTTGAAGCAGACAAAGAACAACGGAGACTTCTTCGACTCGATGAACACCTAA
- the mnmE gene encoding tRNA uridine-5-carboxymethylaminomethyl(34) synthesis GTPase MnmE, translating into MSMIPNSDETIFALSSGALPAGVAVVRLSGPATFSVLRTLVGELPEPRFAALRSIRSRDGHLLDTGLVVNFPNPASFTGEDCAEIHLHGGKAVVAALLSELESFEGCRIAEAGEFSRRAFENGKLDLVEIEGLADLLTAETEMQRRLAAEQSFGRLSAVYEAWRERLLHARAMIEAELDFADEGDIPGSVSDRVWPDLGALAEEVRKQLEAERAGEIIRDGFKVVIAGSPNVGKSSLLNALADREIAIVTEYAGTTRDILHCELDLDGFAVHLFDTAGIRETNEPVEQEGIRRALGKMAEADLILHLKDASAAAGSVELAYDGNVPVITIGTKTDLRNDSSPKQTYDLMISSVQRAGMEELRQVILRKVRQKTDVMSLAIPSRIRQRQHLRDVLTNVEEAIKSVHIGLELRAEYLRRASDSLGRITGKIDVEAMLGKIFSDFCVGK; encoded by the coding sequence ATGTCTATGATCCCTAATTCAGACGAAACGATCTTTGCACTTTCGTCCGGTGCCCTGCCCGCTGGTGTCGCCGTTGTACGGCTGAGTGGTCCAGCGACCTTTTCGGTGCTACGGACCCTCGTTGGAGAGCTCCCAGAACCCCGTTTTGCTGCTTTGAGATCGATCCGGAGCCGTGACGGCCACCTGCTGGACACCGGACTTGTTGTCAACTTTCCAAACCCGGCATCCTTTACCGGAGAGGACTGTGCCGAGATCCATCTTCATGGTGGAAAGGCGGTGGTCGCGGCGTTGCTTTCAGAGCTGGAGAGCTTTGAGGGATGCAGGATTGCCGAAGCCGGAGAATTCTCGAGACGTGCCTTCGAGAATGGTAAACTCGACCTGGTCGAGATAGAAGGCCTCGCCGATCTACTCACCGCGGAAACCGAGATGCAGCGGCGGCTCGCTGCCGAACAGAGCTTCGGCCGGTTGTCGGCGGTCTACGAGGCGTGGCGTGAGCGGCTGCTTCATGCGAGGGCGATGATCGAGGCAGAGCTCGACTTCGCAGACGAAGGTGACATTCCTGGCAGCGTCTCGGACCGTGTCTGGCCCGACCTCGGTGCGCTTGCCGAAGAGGTGAGGAAGCAGCTTGAAGCTGAGAGGGCGGGCGAGATCATCCGAGACGGCTTCAAGGTTGTGATCGCCGGTTCCCCGAACGTCGGCAAGTCAAGTCTCTTGAATGCCCTTGCAGACCGCGAGATCGCGATCGTCACCGAGTACGCTGGTACGACGCGTGACATTCTCCACTGTGAACTCGACCTCGACGGCTTCGCCGTTCACCTCTTTGATACAGCGGGCATCCGCGAGACCAATGAACCGGTTGAGCAGGAGGGTATACGTCGTGCCTTGGGGAAAATGGCGGAGGCCGATCTCATCCTTCATTTGAAGGACGCAAGCGCGGCCGCGGGCTCCGTCGAACTGGCCTACGACGGTAACGTTCCGGTGATTACTATCGGTACGAAGACCGACCTTAGAAACGATTCTTCTCCGAAACAAACATATGATTTGATGATATCCTCGGTTCAGAGAGCCGGGATGGAGGAACTGCGTCAAGTGATCCTCCGGAAGGTGCGGCAGAAAACCGATGTGATGTCGCTTGCAATTCCGAGCCGGATCCGGCAGAGACAGCACTTGCGCGATGTGCTTACGAACGTTGAAGAAGCGATCAAAAGCGTCCATATCGGGCTCGAGCTCCGAGCCGAGTACCTCCGGCGTGCGTCAGACTCGTTAGGTAGGATTACCGGAAAAATCGACGTCGAAGCTATGCTTGGTAAAATATTCTCCGACTTTTGCGTCGGCAAGTGA